gaaaaaaacatacttaagtaaaagtaaaattgcaAATTTACTAAaaagtacatgtacacacaaaaaacgactcaattacagtaacgcgactaaatgtaattcattactttctcCGTCTGCTGAAAGCACTAAAACACCTGGGCGCTCAGTAGGACTTCACatcatattttaatcacaatctCGACATCATGCAGTATTGGAAATGCCTGTTCTGCTACAGCAAATCAAGAGCTCCATGAgtagctgttgctgctgtttcccTCACCaggcagctccaagtttcctggatgAAGTCTGGACAAATACCGCTACTGAAAGACAGGTTTACAACCGTAAAGCACTGTAGCAAACATCATCACTAAATGTTTAATGTCTCTTTTGTTCAGagctctttctcctcttcttctttggtgtattttttttttttactgtacttgaCATCCAATCTTCTTCTGGATTGAATTATCCATCactgtttcctcctcttcttcttctcttcagaGTATCTCTGGACTGAGACTCACGGATACATTTCTGAAGAGGACGTATGAATACGACGACATCGCACAGGTGTGCGTGGTCTGTCCGTACATGACCAACGAATGCTAGACATTTTATTGAACCTCTTATTGCGTTTTAGATATGAGTGGACCAACTTTGGAATTATGCATTACACTCTTTTTTTGCAAGTGGATGACgctgtattttaaaaataaattgtgaataatATAAACCACTGTACAATGTAAATGTGCATACATGTGAATAAAACCTATGTCATCTTTGATTTCCTACTGCTCTCTTTGTGCACTGTGGTTTTTGTCAGACAGAAACatatactttattattaatattaaacctttaacacctttaaccaaacctcaaaatgtctatctggacatttttatttgcttatttgaaCCATAAAAGGACCTGAAGATGTCCTGTGACGAAgtgcttttgcacattttcccagaataactttcaatatctggcagttatttacaatttactgcgtgttaaaatagtgaataaacaatttaaaacgagaaatgagaaaaaaacgACTGAAGTTGTGCAtggacaccagattttgcatgttaaatttgagatttgaacagtgtaaagcgtatttaaaataacatttgtttgagtttttgtctcaatgtccaaaaatagaTCAAACAATTAAAACTGTGTACAAGCATTTTCTAACTCTTTTCTGCTGATTtacttcctgcaacagcacagagacattaccataataaccacgtCGTGTAAATACGGTAATGCAACATTTCAATGCTTCATTTTGTCTGAAAGACCTTAAAGTCAACTTTGTCTTGCAATTAAAAATGTAGGGCAAATAACTGTAAAGATTGATTATATTCCTTATCAATTTTCATAATGAATGAGTAATTTTAGTCCAAGTGTGATTGCTGATAAATCAGATGACTTGTtgtaatgagagaaaaaagaaagtcgATCAACTTCAAGACATTTATTCACATATTTttgacaaaacatttttgctgCCTTGGCATAACTATTAGTTTCCTTGAAGCATTTGTACTCAAATACCAGATTTAAGTGCATGCAAAATGAACAATCTGAATAAATTGTTACAATGAAATGAGCTCAaaatgggggggcggggggttcCCTAAAGTGCAAAATCCGACAGAACTCAGGCCGCAGTCACTGGGATACACTTCCACAGTCGCCTCAAAAGTGAAGGCGTTCTCACTGAAAAGCAGTGACGTGATCTGAAGAACTGAATGGTCCCAGTGAAAGAATAAGAGTTGTTCCGTCTCGTCTACAAAAATAGTGACAAACAAGACGCAGTATATACAAAGTAAATGGGATGTTTTTCTGTGTCGtgtatgagagaaaaaaaagctgcgAATGTTCCCTGCAAATGCTGTAAAAGTACAAACCTCCCTCGCCCTCGATTCATCGCAGACAGAGACGCTCGTGAAACAAAGAGGGAAGTATTTTTACCACACGTGAAAACCGATCTCTGCCGTAAAAGCTCAAAAAACCAAAATCACCTACTCCTGTCCTGTCGGTAAGATTGAACACATTCttgcttctctttgtttttctttatgatGAGGTGCTGATCTATTTTGCCGTAAATGTGTGGGATGCTCTGTGTCATGGTCCAGTCTCCTTTCGTGAGCCTTGAGTCACAGTAAAGTGCCTTCAACCCCATCCTTGTCTCCTCCTTCCTGCCAGGCCGGGGCTCTAAGAAATGGGTGTAGAGATTGTAATCGCGCCTTGTGGTTGTCCTTCCCTCGGAAGAAAAACCTTCAGGCtgtaattaaaagttaaaaaaaataaataaatggtcatGTTAGTAGTAATGGCTTTTTTCTGTTATTGATCATTAATTGCATAAAAAACCTTTTTGCttcatgtaaatcaagtgagctGTGGCTATTAACATCtgaaacacatgtaaacatagtgtATTTCCTGTTATAAACAAGAAGTTGACTCTCTTTCAGAAAGTATCACTGGTATCACCATAGGAACTGATTAATACCACTTGTTTATGTCTGATACCGCACAGATATCGCAAACATAGTAAGAAACTGCCTTTTTTGACTcttttaaataaactaaaagaCAGTCAGAAGATCCAACTTCACAGTACTGCAGCTGTAAAAGTCCAAATACCTGAGCCGATCATGAGTGTTCCTCGGCGCTGCCGCTGAAGGAGCGGCTCCGGATGTGGTTCCTCAGCTGCTCGATCAGCTCTGGGTTCTGCTGCTGGATCTGCTGAGCAAACTGTTGTCCCCTGTCACACGGAAGAGACAGTTCTCACCAGTAATTACCCAGTAATACACAAATGAAACTCTCCGGCATGAGTGCTGAGACAATGAGAGAAAGTCAGCGTGTACTTACGCTTCAATCAAACTGGAAATGTCTGAGAGTCCGCCCACTCCTGCTGCAGTACCTCCCACTGCATTAGACATCATCCCAGACATGCTTAACACACGGGggacacagtgacagtgagacagagaacaTTATGTCCAAAAGTAACGTCCAGATCAAAAAGACCATCAACTGGTTTAGACACTTACAGCTGCTGTACTTGCTGGTTCTGCATCACACTTGCTGCCTGTGAAGAGAAAGCTGAAATTAATTGTGTATTAaaagctctctctgtgtctgtatgtctctctctctctgtctgtctgtctctctctttctctctgtctgtctctctctatctctgtgtgtgtatgtctgtctctctgtctgtctctctctctctctctctgtgtctgtatgtctctctctctctttctctgtctgtctctctctgtctctgtgtgtgtctgtctctctctctctctctgtctcagtgtgtgtatgtctctctctctctgtgtctgtctccctctgtctcgtctctctctctcagtgtgtctgtatgtctctctctctctttctctgtctgtctctctctgtctccgtgtgtctgtctctctctctctctctctctctgtctcagtgtgtgtatgtctctctatctctgtgtctgtctccctctgtctcgtctctctctgtgtgtgtctgtatgtctctctctctctctctctctctctctctgtctctgtgtgtctgtctctctctgtctctgtgtgtctgtctctctctctctgtctctgtccagctGATGTAGTTTTTTCCGTCTGTTGTCGTTATttatcattttgtcattttgtgtcgtaaatatgcttttattgtgaagtgtcTGTCAtcccatatcaaaacaaacacttttactttgaaacgcTGCAAAAtatcattagtattattatttattatgagcTGTGCTCTTACCATGCTAATGAAGGCGGGGTTGTTTATTAAACTAGCCATGTCGAAGCCCAGTCCAGCAGCTACCtgtgaggagagaagaaaaataaccaTGGGTGTCAATCAGTaaatcagactttatttatatcgcgctgttaatgcaaataaaaacaacacataaaggAAATGCTGTCAAAGATCACAGTAATCACACATATTTAAACACTGGGGACTAAAAATGCTAGTGAACGGaataaaagatgacaaaaataaaggtaatacagtaaatacagctaATAAGAGAAACatctaataaaatataacacatttaaaataaaaaatgagaaatataaagtcataaaatattattaaaaataaataaaattctgtaagaacaacaaagaaaaaaaaaacaataagaacTTACTGGACTGGTTGCTTCTTTTTGCTTCTGCTCTGCAATCTTCAGGTTGGACTTGTACGTGTCGTTGTCAGGGTCTAAAACCAGCGCTTTCTTAAAGAAGGAAATGGCCTCTGGGTATTTGTTCATGGCCGTCAAAGCCAAActagaggacacacacacaaaggagagagagagagactccagGTATTctagagcaaaaaaaacacctgtttttATAACAGGGGACAACATGAGACTCACCCCATCCGTCCATACGCTTTACTGTAGGTTGGATCAATCCCGATGGCTCTCTCACAGTCACCAGTCGCCTCTGTGTAACTGCC
This Solea solea chromosome 19, fSolSol10.1, whole genome shotgun sequence DNA region includes the following protein-coding sequences:
- the sgtb gene encoding small glutamine-rich tetratricopeptide repeat-containing protein beta; protein product: MAVEKRLAFSIVQFLRDQTHCGALNSDEQESLEVAIQCLETTFKISSSDCHLAVPQPLTEIFLNSLLKNDNITVPETSPSPEDIERAEQLKNEGNNHMKEENYRCAVECYTKAIDLDLRNAVYYCNRAAAHSKLGSYTEATGDCERAIGIDPTYSKAYGRMGLALTAMNKYPEAISFFKKALVLDPDNDTYKSNLKIAEQKQKEATSPVAAGLGFDMASLINNPAFISMAASVMQNQQVQQLMSGMMSNAVGGTAAGVGGLSDISSLIEAGQQFAQQIQQQNPELIEQLRNHIRSRSFSGSAEEHS